Genomic window (Rhododendron vialii isolate Sample 1 chromosome 4a, ASM3025357v1):
TCGTTTCCCAACATTTTCGCGTTTATTCGGGAAAGTTTCATTTCGCCTCCTGAATTTTCAACCAAATATCACATAAGCACCTATCCTTGTAtccttcattttatttaaattaaacatctgaactaaaaaaaaaaaccagaaagaGGCACCTAccgtcttttttttgtttttgtcatacGGTATATATCAATAGGGATTAGCAGGATGTTAATATGTTAATCAGCAGGGGTTCAAGTTACCACTCGGGGAAAAAATGAGACAACCAAATTGACAAGTTTGGTTTCTCCCACCTACCGTCTAAAACCATCTAATTTCTAATAGAAACTATGAGATAGAATATACACATGCGAGCATATGCAACGGAAATTAGGAATGTATTAATCTCTAGCCATTGTTGTTCAAGTTGATCACCAAACTCACACACTCTAGATTTAGGTGTCTTCTATATATGCATGACTTGAGTTTATTGATTGATGGATATCATATGCTTTATATAAAGCTAGGCTAGGGACCATTAATCTACTTTAAGAAACCTTATTAGTTTTCCTCCATCATAGAAACTTAAACACAACATAATGAAATAAATGGGTAAGCAAAGAGCCTTTGAAACCACCACTAATCTTATAATGGAACTTATGGTATTGGAATTGTAATTTGGTAAAATGTGCATGGAAAACCCTCTTGGTGGGTATTTATGTACGTAATTGCGAGGATTTTGATTATGGAAACTTATCAATGTTAttgtttaaaatcgagggcgtgataGAAAATATGTTACAAATTGAGGATTACAAGAAAAGATTGAGGAGAGAATTGCAGGAAAATATGAGAACCAAAAAagttgtagtattttttttttttttttttagtttgtatattttcatcttttcttcttttttactataTCATGATTCTACTTTAGTAGAAGATGAGAACAAAAACGTCCTAACTTAATTAATTCCCCCAATCTCACCTATTTTTCATGCTGCCTGATGTATTGGAGCATGCTTGTGTTAATATTTTTGTTGCTTCATACGTGAGCCATTGTTTGATAACTGTAACACATTATTATCAATCTATAGAATAATTCCTTGCTCCGACTACCCGGGATGGTGGGTTAAACTCGTTTCCTACTCGGCTTTGATATACTTGTTATGAAGTACTACTCGGGCGAAACGGTTAATTGAGTAGTTCCTATTTCTTTTTACTCTACTTTTGTAATGGCAAATCTAATCAAAAACAGATTCAAGCCGGCCATCTGATACTTCAGCTCCTAGGGATCTCATAGGACTGATCACTCTAGTTATGTATGGCCTAAGGTTTTAGATGTTCAAGGATGGAATAGAAACAGACCAGAACGAACTGAAAAAGCTGATCATTTGGTGCTCTTGCTGGCAAAGTTGTCCCCTGTAATCTGAACTCTCTAAGTGCAAGACATTCACATTATTTCCTCTGCTTCGTTATTTCCCCCAAGGTGACTCTGATTCCCCAACCAACTAGATACGTATGTGGCTGACAATACTTAATATGAACTCATTGAGTTGTCCGCTGTTTGAGAAACTCCTTCATGATGGAGCACATGTTCTTCGTTTCATGAGCTCTCGTACTTTTACCACCCGTTCACCTGCTCGGTGTTGCAACATTGAATATTTTGTCGTCTCAATGGCAGTAGCAGTTCATtctattattttcaaaattcgaAAAGTATGTGATCAATGATCTTCATCTAGATTTTTCCTTTCGTACATGGTATGTCCTCTGCTTTGCGGGGTGAGGTTGCGTACATTCAACGCTATGTAAACACCGCCATGGAAGAACCCTTTTACGCTGGATTAGCCCTTTTAGATAGTAGGTCTCCTCcattgaaatctaatttttcaCCCTGCACAACTATTTGTTTGTTGTTGGTCTTCTGATGGTACTACcatattttgttggttttttgatGCTTTTCTGTGATTCATATTgttctttttaaactttttctaaTTGTATATATCTAGAGGATCCAGATAAAAACTTTGAGGAGTTGAGTTTTTCTTTCCCCCTTGGTTTTTAGTTCTCATTTTCGTTCATCTTCATTATTGACGGCTGCTAGTAACTCTTGCAAGTCGCTTGTTCCAAGATTAAGCACACttatattttttccaaaaagtaaatACTATTaagtgagagagagacttgGTAAGGAACGCGTGCAATAATaaggttttctattttttttcctgatccCACGGCcactttttaacccaaaaaaaaaaaatttcggatGTCGATTCCGTGTCTGGACATTCTCAAACAAATTCAGGTTTGCAAAATCTTTGGTGAGCGGAGCAGGTCTTGATGTTGGGGAGAACTGGATTTCagaacaaattcaaatccaatcCATCTAACTAAACCCATTTCGATAAAAATCTATTGGCATGAATGATGTGGCAGATTTGGCAGCCTAAATGATGTGGCAAATTTGGAAAAGTCAGAGTTACCGCCAAAGATGTTTTCCCTTTTCTAACAACACCTTTGCCTTACAGCTGGAATACCACTTTGCAtatatttttccaaattttaacTTTGGCAGCCTAAATCGCTCATGGGTAGGGTTGctgcaaaaaaaatgcaaaacccGAAGGCAAACAACCTAAATAGAAGAGCATACTCCATGAATTCTGCAGAGTGAAGGAGGGAGCAAGCTTGCAACGAATGCCTCGTAGAGACTACTGCTACCAACCTAGAGCCACGACCACCAGCAAGATGAGTGTTAGAAAATCCAAGACTATTGTACTTGCAGACTACCAGTGGAGAAACCAACATTTTGAATTTGACAAACCCTTTTTCAAAATCTACCATCCTTTGTCAGCTTAGAGAGACTATGAAAGCAACATAAAGGTAATGATAGCAACATAAAACAGGAACTATTCTGAATAATCTAAAAGTTAATGACATCCTAAGCATTAACAAGTCATTTTCGCCCAAGTTTAGGATTGAAAATGGTAAAAACTTCCATTATTTTACCAGGTCTGAAGACTAGACATTTTAAAACTATAAAACCACAAGAACTTTTACTTTGATAGTTGCAGTTATTATAATGATAAAGAATAAAAGGGTTTGATATATCTAACTGTTTGATTGCATTGCAAAAAGCTTATCGAAATCATCATATTCGCCCAGACAACTAATATATCATCATAGTTCACAATCCGAACAGCCAGAGGTTATGAAGCAATCAGTTCTCTTTCACTTACCACGAGTTCTATTACCTAGTTGCTTCGTACGTGGCCCAGacacaacaccaaaatggcacacaCAAGCGGACACGACACGGATACATACTTGAAGTTCAACCGATGAAGACCTCTTCTCCCATACAAATCATTTTCAGAAACATTGCAGCTAAAAACAAAACTATTTGATGTAATTAAGTTAACAAACTTGCAACAAAAACAACTCTGCTCcttcaaataattttgaagaACATCTTCAAAGTTTTCAACACATAAATTCCACGCTTCACCTAGTAATAAGAACATGCAATAGTAGATTTCAATGGCACTAGTTGTTATCTTTACTGTCACAATCATGATGCCTACAGGAATTTAATGGGTAAAGGTGCAAATTTACTTGCATTGCAGTAAGTTCAATGGGAAAAATCAACAAAGGATGCCAAAGAACTCATAGCAAAAGATATGAACTTAACAgagagtattttattttggaaacaaaataTCACCTCCTTTTGCTCTAACATAGTGAAAACAGACATAGTGAAAAAGTAAATGAGCCAAATATAATTAGGAGATATGATACCTAAGGAGCAAGGTAACCTCCAATGAAAAACGGGATCATACTTACGCTTGACACTGCAATTGACGAGTGCTAATTGTCGACACTCCTAGGACATGGTTCGAACACATTATGTCATTTTTCCAACAGAAATTTCGAGGACACAAGGTCTCACATGGGTTGTATAGCAACGTATTAAGATGCTTGAGCATGTTCGTTTAGTACCTGAGCTGAAATCTTTGCTCAAGCTACATTTGAAAAAAGCAACTTTAGCTCAGCTCATAACAAAATAATCAAGCTCGAGATCAGCTTGAAGTGACATGCATAGAACATTTGACAAATAGACTAAGATAGTAGCCAAGGGAAAAACATGAACTTCAGgtttggaaaagtaaaaattaactagagaaaaaaagaaaggggaatCAAGCATATTACAACATGTGCAAACACATTCATAAGATACAGGTAAGAGATAACCCAACTAGTATAATCAACAAAACATCACATAGTTATCAGTACATACTAATATTCTATAGCAACGAAATGAGTGCTTATGTTTGTATGCACATGGACAAAATATTGAGATTCTGGGTGCAGACATGGTTTTGTTTCCCAAATCTTTTGTTGGACAAGGATTCTTCAAAATTGCCGCTCTTTCAGCTTATTCGTTTGCTCTCTTGGAGTTTGGAAGCATAGCATCACAAAGGAATCAACTACCCCTAGATGAAACCATTTCCTGGTTGCACTAAAACTAGGGATTCCATGAAAGTATAAGCTGAAAATGCATCCGAACTCCCGGTATATCCAGTATTTGCAAAAGTTTTGGTCTCACAGTCGTAACAAAGTAGCCGATTGTCACTTGTCGATACCAGAACTTCACCATTTTCCCTAAATCCCCTTATCTGGTCTAACACTCCTGGAAGAGTAATAGTGTATAATTTAGCCCAAGATTCTGCTACTCCGTATTCTTTCATCACCCATATAGAAGAAGAACCCCCAGCCGAACTTCCATGACATAACACCGCCAGTGATTCTCCATATGACATAATGGACAGGCGCAATGGGCTTTCACTGACTAGAGCGGCAGGCATCATCACAACAGAGAATGCTTGAGAACCCATATTGAACAACACTATCAAGCTACGGATACCATCATCGAAAGCTCTCATGTCAAGTGCAATCCAGTGTACGGATCCATTAACAAAAGCCGGAAACCAATCATCACACGCTAGGCAATGTGGATGACCAACAGAAGGGATGGATCTCCACGATCCTGTGCCCTGGGTGTAAAGCAAAACATTGGAAGGAAATTTCCGCGGCATTACATCCGCCATCTCGTAAACAATAAACACCACCATGTATTCATGAGTCTTGGGGTGGGCACCAAATCCCAAAACAAGCCTGCGACGAGAACTTTGTGGCAGAGAGGGCATGGGAAGAGTTACTGATTTCTTAATCGATGGGTTCCATAGAGTAACACACTGCGACAAATCGGCATTGACCATACATAGCAAACCATTGCAACTACCCAGTATTGTATTATGCCCAAATGGGGTACTCAAAGGAAACTCCAGTTCAGAGAACTCGTCACTAAATCTTTCATCGCCACGGCACAATAGATAGCGCTCTTTCTTTTCATCAAAATTGGAAGCCTTAAGGAGAAGGTTTTTAGTGTTTGTTGTACTGTGGTTGAGGTGTTTGGCGACGAAACTAGGGCTTGTTATGAGAGAGTGCCATGATTTGCATACGGATGTGAATCGAATCAGAGATTCTACAGGTAGTCTTACAAGAATGTCAGCTAAAAGTTCAGTTGGTATGTAGTCCGACATTGTTCCCAAGGTCCTGCGATAAGAAGATACTCAACGGAAAAAACAAAGAGCCAAGGTTTTGAGAAAGAGGGAAAAGTTGGACGTGAACTTACAGAACTTGTGATGATCGATTAAAGCCCTAGGTTTTCGAGCTCGGCTATGATCGTTCGATTCGTCTCAATTTCTCTGATTTAACCCAGCATTTCAATGATCAAAGAAGTATAACTGAGGTGAGAGAGAAGTTACCAAAcaaaactgagagagagagagagagagagcgcggtTTCCTTCGTTTCGCCACCTTTTTGCGTCTTTGTTCCGAAAGTTGGGCGTTTGGCACAACGTAAGGGAATATTTCAAAATAGGCCCCAACCTTTACACTAAAATTTaattagactcccaaccttttaaaaacttcaattttactcccaatattatcttccgttaatcaaaacgcccccttccgtccgaatgactaacggatttcgttAAAGGCTCCGTCAAATATcgtcccgatcaaattttgatgatctgagccgctcaatgtgttcaaaacgtgattttaagggtacttaataaaaatcagtaaaaaaaatgatagcgAAGGGTTTcatctgaacaattttttattgaatagttaaataaaaaactactcaaatcaagtcttttccggtcttttttttttttgctgatttctctcgggtactcttaaaatcacgttctaaacacattaaacggctcggatcatcaaaattcgatcagaaaaagGGAGGTGCAGACCGAAGCAAAATCCGGACGTCcggacttgaacaaaatccTGATCGATCCGCACCTCccatttcccaatcaaatttcgatgatctgagctgtTCAATATGattaaaacatgattttaagggtactaacaagaaatcagcaaaaaaaatgatcgggaagggtttcatttgaacagttttttattgaattattcaataaaaaactgttcaaatgaagctttttccggtcttctttttttttttgctgatttctcgcgaatactcttaaaataacattttgaacacattgagcggctcggatcatcgaaattccaTCGGGACGCTATTTAACGGAGCTTTTAACGAAATCCATTAGTCATTCGAACAGAAtggggcgttttgattaacggaagataacattggaagtaaaattgaagtttttacaAGATTAagagtctaattgaattttggtttaaaaGTTGGgagttattttgaaattttcccacaACGTAAACAAATACGGCCGGATGGCAAGCCCACCCAaacgagaaattttttggtgcgGGTGGTTATACCCACGTGGTACCCATTTAGTACATTCGGACCGTCTAATACttttttggacggtttggattgaaactctctttcttcttttaccccaacactttctctctcatttttctctctccaaatttgagccaTCTAAAAACGTAATGGACAGCTCGGATGCGCAGAGCGGACATCACGtaatacccacccggcactaaAAAATTTTCCCACCCGAACGTTGTTAACCGAACTGTTTGGTGCGATTTTTAACTAAAATTTTAACcatgattttggttattgaattttaaAACCGGCCTCTTTAGTTACGATTTCGGTTTTAGGTGATAACCGAATCCAAAATCAAATCGAACCGTAACTGAACAGGAAGATAATTACATAACTACCCTCATATTTcatgttattttgttgttttgacaGTGAAATTTAGTGTCTTTGAACATTTGGTGTATTAGCTTGTTGcatttttagatattttgttgTTGGACAATAATTTTTGGTGCCTTTGAACCATCGGTGTAatagtttattattttgttgacTTTCAAAGATATTTTGTTGCTGAATATTTTGGGTCTTTTAACTCtattaaaaatttgagtactgctatatacaccgaccattttggaccgaaaccgtaccgacggccgcgcgcggccgtctcc
Coding sequences:
- the LOC131321960 gene encoding F-box protein CPR1-like; amino-acid sequence: MSDYIPTELLADILVRLPVESLIRFTSVCKSWHSLITSPSFVAKHLNHSTTNTKNLLLKASNFDEKKERYLLCRGDERFSDEFSELEFPLSTPFGHNTILGSCNGLLCMVNADLSQCVTLWNPSIKKSVTLPMPSLPQSSRRRLVLGFGAHPKTHEYMVVFIVYEMADVMPRKFPSNVLLYTQGTGSWRSIPSVGHPHCLACDDWFPAFVNGSVHWIALDMRAFDDGIRSLIVLFNMGSQAFSVVMMPAALVSESPLRLSIMSYGESLAVLCHGSSAGGSSSIWVMKEYGVAESWAKLYTITLPGVLDQIRGFRENGEVLVSTSDNRLLCYDCETKTFANTGYTGSSDAFSAYTFMESLVLVQPGNGFI